The following coding sequences lie in one Mucilaginibacter sp. KACC 22773 genomic window:
- a CDS encoding carboxy terminal-processing peptidase: MFKKVYLLVLLAAALACKASPSKPIKVAASDLEPDEQQSIVCKKIAELITNYNYKKVELNDSISAIVYDRYIKSLDENHSYFLASDIKDFEKYKTVLDDDIKAGNLNDAFYIFNVFQKRYIEHVNYSLARLNKSFDFDKKESFVYDRDKLPWPANQTEMDDMWGQRVKYDLLNLKIANPDMAKNKEVLKKRYENLLSQANKLSNQDVFQYFMDAFTEAIDPHTNYFNPSNAANFNIEMSRQLEGIGASLLVENEYVTIKSIVPGGPADKSKQISIDDRIVGVAQGKEGEFQNVVGWRVENAIAIIRGTKGTTVKLEILPAGASAGSKPKVVEMVREKIILKDQSAKKEIRNYNSNGKAVKIGVISIPAFYIDYNDYKAGNPNYKSTTHDVKLLLDSLKQENVDGVVIDLRENGGGSLMEAIELTGLFIKSGPVVQVRDTKDQVDVEKDEDPSVTYSGPLGVLVDRFSASASEIFSGAIQDYGRGLILGTQTYGKGSVQNAIDLDRILGSPIRDKIKDLAGNVAGTKKMKVSTGSQSTYGQLNLTIAKFYRISGNSTQHKGVMPDIQFPSLIPLDKYGEDTEPSAMPFDVIEKSDFTKAGDFTAVLPQLKKMHEQRMATSDSYKYMLEDIADFKKHNTEGSVTLNEADLKKERDADEQKALERNNLRRVALGLPALKKGDKRPKDEDLDFVKREVGQIMTDYISLGSKFTSVKP, from the coding sequence ATGTTTAAGAAAGTATATTTATTAGTATTACTGGCTGCTGCACTTGCATGTAAGGCATCGCCATCAAAACCAATTAAAGTTGCAGCATCAGACCTGGAGCCAGATGAGCAACAGAGTATTGTCTGCAAAAAAATTGCCGAACTGATTACCAATTACAACTATAAAAAAGTTGAACTAAACGATTCAATATCAGCAATTGTATACGATCGGTATATCAAATCATTAGATGAAAACCATAGTTACTTTTTAGCCTCGGATATTAAGGACTTTGAAAAGTACAAAACAGTGCTTGATGATGACATTAAAGCAGGTAACCTTAATGATGCTTTTTATATTTTCAACGTGTTTCAGAAAAGATACATCGAGCATGTAAACTACTCGTTAGCCAGATTAAACAAAAGCTTTGATTTTGATAAAAAAGAATCGTTTGTGTATGATCGGGATAAACTGCCATGGCCTGCCAATCAAACCGAAATGGATGACATGTGGGGGCAGCGCGTTAAATACGACCTGCTGAACCTGAAAATAGCCAACCCGGACATGGCAAAAAATAAAGAAGTACTGAAAAAACGTTACGAAAACTTATTGTCGCAAGCAAATAAGCTATCCAACCAGGACGTTTTTCAATATTTCATGGATGCCTTTACCGAGGCTATCGATCCGCATACTAACTATTTTAACCCTTCAAACGCAGCTAATTTCAATATCGAAATGTCTCGCCAGTTAGAAGGTATCGGTGCCTCACTGTTAGTTGAAAACGAATACGTAACCATCAAATCGATAGTACCGGGTGGTCCTGCTGATAAAAGCAAGCAGATATCCATCGACGATCGCATTGTTGGTGTTGCACAAGGCAAAGAAGGCGAATTTCAGAACGTAGTTGGCTGGAGGGTTGAAAATGCTATCGCCATAATTCGTGGAACCAAAGGTACTACGGTAAAGCTTGAGATTTTACCTGCAGGGGCAAGCGCAGGCAGCAAGCCCAAAGTTGTAGAAATGGTACGCGAAAAAATCATTTTAAAAGACCAATCGGCCAAAAAAGAGATCCGTAATTATAACAGTAATGGTAAAGCTGTTAAAATAGGCGTAATATCTATTCCCGCATTTTACATCGATTATAACGATTACAAGGCAGGTAATCCAAACTATAAGAGTACTACCCACGATGTTAAATTATTGCTCGATAGCCTGAAACAGGAAAATGTTGATGGCGTAGTTATCGACTTACGCGAAAATGGAGGCGGCTCGTTAATGGAGGCTATTGAACTTACTGGCTTATTCATCAAATCGGGCCCGGTAGTACAGGTTCGTGATACTAAAGATCAGGTGGATGTAGAGAAAGATGAAGACCCATCGGTTACTTATTCAGGTCCGTTGGGAGTACTTGTTGATCGTTTTAGCGCTTCAGCATCAGAAATTTTCTCCGGTGCTATACAGGACTATGGCCGCGGATTAATTTTGGGCACACAAACCTATGGTAAAGGCTCGGTACAAAACGCCATTGACCTCGATAGGATACTGGGTTCGCCAATACGTGATAAGATAAAAGATTTAGCTGGAAATGTTGCCGGAACAAAAAAGATGAAAGTATCAACCGGCAGCCAGAGTACTTATGGCCAGTTAAATTTAACTATAGCTAAATTTTACCGTATTAGTGGCAATTCAACCCAGCATAAAGGTGTTATGCCCGATATCCAGTTTCCATCATTAATTCCTTTGGATAAATATGGCGAGGATACCGAGCCATCGGCTATGCCTTTTGATGTGATAGAAAAAAGCGATTTTACCAAAGCAGGCGATTTTACGGCGGTATTGCCACAGCTTAAAAAAATGCATGAGCAACGTATGGCAACAAGCGATAGCTACAAGTATATGCTTGAAGATATCGCCGACTTTAAAAAACACAATACCGAAGGCAGTGTAACCTTAAATGAAGCCGACCTTAAGAAAGAACGTGATGCCGACGAGCAAAAAGCGTTGGAACGTAATAACCTACGCCGCGTAGCCTTGGGCCTGCCTGCGCTTAAAAAGGGGGATAAAAGGCCTAAAGATGAAGACCTTGACTTTGTAAAACGTGAAGTAGGCCAGATCATGACTGATTACATCAGTTTAGGGTCGAAGTTCACAAGCGTGAAACCTTAG
- a CDS encoding tetratricopeptide repeat protein — protein sequence MRYLLLIILCSVSISASAQWWVKPAKSIGNVFKKHERFPLIADVKDHSIGRLPAAQLAKHKITAVSLELASYSLYLHEMAVMKTAQHNMRFRVYNAASYNFSDLAQMYLKQNRLSEAKWYWLQSLQISRQQNDDKHTITSLMGLATCKAGYGDFTQAMQDLSEARDMANSHGFTADVANINKQMRYLQDNKDNPKAEIRYAETAEQEPKKVIK from the coding sequence ATGAGATATCTTTTACTAATTATCTTATGCTCTGTAAGTATATCCGCATCGGCACAATGGTGGGTAAAACCGGCTAAAAGCATTGGTAATGTATTTAAAAAACACGAACGCTTTCCGCTGATTGCTGATGTAAAAGATCACTCCATTGGCAGGTTGCCCGCAGCCCAGTTAGCTAAACATAAAATTACGGCTGTTAGCCTGGAGCTTGCATCTTATTCCCTTTATCTGCATGAAATGGCGGTAATGAAAACGGCCCAGCATAACATGAGGTTCAGGGTTTACAATGCTGCAAGCTACAATTTTAGCGATCTGGCGCAAATGTACCTGAAGCAAAATCGCTTATCGGAAGCTAAATGGTATTGGCTGCAAAGTCTGCAGATATCGCGCCAGCAAAACGACGACAAGCATACCATTACCAGCTTAATGGGATTGGCAACCTGTAAAGCTGGCTATGGCGATTTTACGCAGGCTATGCAGGATTTGAGCGAGGCCCGCGATATGGCCAATAGCCATGGGTTTACAGCCGATGTTGCCAACATTAACAAACAGATGCGCTACCTGCAAGACAATAAAGATAACCCGAAAGCCGAGATCCGTTATGCGGAAACCGCAGAACAAGAGCCTAAAAAGGTAATTAAATAA
- a CDS encoding response regulator transcription factor — protein sequence MKKILLVEDDANLGLLLQDYLQLKGKFDVILCKDGEEGLRTFTKHVFDLLILDVMMPKKDGFTLGKDIRKINPNVPIIFATAKGMIEDKTQAFNLGGDDYITKPFRIEELLLRINALLKRSSGTEKTEEEKQTSFKIGRYTFDYTSQIITIGEALQKLSTKEAELLRLLCMRKNEVLTREEALLNIWHDDNYFNGRSMDVFLSKIRKYLKDDPNVEIINVHGRGYKLLIN from the coding sequence ATGAAGAAAATACTACTGGTTGAGGATGATGCCAATTTGGGTTTATTGCTACAGGATTATCTGCAGCTGAAAGGAAAATTTGATGTTATTTTATGTAAAGATGGCGAAGAAGGACTGCGTACCTTTACCAAACATGTATTTGACTTGCTGATACTGGATGTAATGATGCCCAAAAAAGACGGCTTTACCCTGGGCAAAGACATCAGGAAAATAAACCCCAACGTGCCCATCATTTTTGCCACCGCCAAGGGCATGATCGAAGATAAAACACAAGCCTTTAACCTCGGCGGTGATGATTATATTACCAAGCCCTTCCGGATAGAAGAGTTGCTGCTGCGCATAAACGCCTTGCTAAAACGATCCAGTGGCACCGAAAAAACCGAAGAGGAAAAGCAAACCAGCTTTAAAATTGGCCGCTATACCTTTGACTATACCTCGCAAATCATCACCATAGGTGAGGCTCTTCAAAAGCTATCTACCAAAGAGGCCGAACTTTTACGCCTGCTATGTATGCGCAAAAACGAAGTACTTACCCGCGAAGAAGCACTGCTGAATATTTGGCACGATGACAATTACTTTAACGGCCGCAGCATGGATGTATTTTTAAGCAAAATCCGTAAGTATTTAAAAGATGACCCCAATGTCGAGATAATTAATGTACATGGCCGGGGGTACAAATTACTAATCAATTAA
- a CDS encoding sensor histidine kinase encodes MKKRSIGLIIGLMGLALLGVMGMQLYFLRQSYQMQSELFDRSVNEALNNVVSKVTKQDANNFLNSKAQVRAAEIDDAGIKVVKSTDNKPFIPKTGKRQTLRQKKVALLRDSLERMIKHQKLDDELSDLLQQEGTVDIKVTMAQYTDDAGIVHASYKQQVIGTHITHTVKTPHKLRKYDTLRYEYPDPQFGKQLILIPRINPLWQREQVRKQKERQVAQIKRMLETDSIQNVSVNTNPGKANVIANLAEEYSRSDQPLTKRLNLLWIDTLLRFELHNKGISLPFSYEVSTANSDSLIFSNASDLEGNKPVFIPANTYQTAIFSRDVINDPGKIKLSFPQKNSLILSKMTATMGTTGGLLIVLIFCFGYTIFSILKQKKVSEMKIDFINNMTHEFKTPVSTIMIASEALKDREITNDQNRVSRLANIIFEENERLGSHIERVLNIARIEKNDFKLDKKPLDVNDMITVVLDSMALKLHKCNAKTTLELGAENAVIVADELHFSNVLYNLIDNAIKYSNENPEITISTFNKNGQVVIKVADKGIGMSRDQQTKIFEQFYRIPTGNLHDVKGFGLGLSYVNTIVKRLNGSISVKSEKEKGSEFELKFAVA; translated from the coding sequence ATGAAGAAACGTAGTATCGGTTTGATTATTGGCTTAATGGGGCTTGCACTTTTGGGTGTAATGGGTATGCAATTGTATTTTTTAAGACAATCGTACCAAATGCAATCCGAACTTTTTGACCGCTCTGTTAACGAGGCACTTAACAACGTGGTATCAAAAGTAACCAAACAGGATGCCAACAACTTTTTAAATTCGAAAGCCCAGGTTAGAGCGGCCGAAATAGATGATGCGGGAATAAAAGTGGTAAAAAGCACCGATAATAAACCCTTTATTCCTAAAACAGGCAAGCGGCAAACCCTGAGGCAAAAAAAAGTAGCCCTGCTGCGTGATAGCCTGGAACGTATGATCAAACATCAAAAACTTGATGATGAACTAAGCGATTTACTACAGCAGGAGGGTACCGTGGATATTAAAGTTACCATGGCACAATATACCGACGATGCGGGTATTGTGCATGCCAGCTACAAACAACAGGTAATTGGTACACACATTACCCACACTGTAAAAACACCTCATAAACTGCGCAAATATGATACGCTACGTTACGAATACCCCGACCCGCAGTTTGGCAAGCAATTAATTCTGATACCGCGCATTAACCCCCTTTGGCAGCGCGAACAAGTGCGCAAGCAAAAGGAAAGGCAGGTTGCACAGATCAAAAGAATGCTTGAAACCGATTCGATTCAAAACGTAAGCGTAAACACAAACCCTGGCAAGGCAAATGTTATAGCCAACCTGGCCGAAGAATACAGCAGATCGGACCAGCCGCTCACTAAACGATTAAACCTACTTTGGATAGATACACTTTTGCGTTTTGAACTGCATAACAAGGGCATATCGTTGCCATTTAGCTACGAAGTAAGTACAGCCAACAGTGATTCACTCATATTTTCGAATGCCAGTGACCTGGAGGGTAACAAGCCGGTGTTTATCCCGGCCAATACCTATCAAACTGCTATTTTTAGCCGCGATGTGATCAACGATCCGGGTAAGATCAAACTATCTTTTCCGCAAAAAAACTCACTCATCTTAAGTAAGATGACTGCCACCATGGGTACTACCGGCGGTTTGCTTATCGTTTTGATATTTTGTTTTGGATATACCATTTTCTCTATTCTGAAGCAAAAAAAGGTATCGGAAATGAAAATAGACTTCATCAACAACATGACCCACGAGTTTAAAACCCCAGTATCAACTATCATGATAGCAAGCGAGGCTTTAAAGGACAGGGAAATTACTAACGACCAAAACAGGGTATCGCGACTGGCCAATATAATTTTTGAGGAAAACGAACGTTTAGGTAGCCATATAGAGCGGGTATTAAATATTGCCCGCATTGAAAAAAATGACTTTAAGCTTGATAAAAAACCGCTTGATGTAAACGACATGATAACGGTTGTTTTAGATAGCATGGCGCTTAAGCTGCATAAATGCAATGCTAAAACCACTCTTGAACTGGGCGCGGAAAACGCGGTAATTGTGGCCGACGAGCTTCATTTTTCAAATGTGTTGTATAACCTTATCGATAACGCAATAAAGTACAGTAATGAAAACCCCGAGATAACGATCAGCACTTTTAACAAAAACGGGCAGGTGGTTATTAAGGTGGCCGATAAAGGCATAGGCATGAGCCGCGATCAGCAAACAAAAATATTTGAACAGTTTTACCGTATCCCTACAGGTAACCTGCATGATGTTAAAGGTTTTGGACTGGGATTAAGCTATGTAAATACTATTGTAAAACGATTGAACGGCAGCATTAGCGTAAAATCTGAAAAAGAAAAAGGATCGGAGTTTGAGCTGAAATTCGCGGTGGCGTAG
- a CDS encoding DUF3127 domain-containing protein, translated as MEVKGKVHEVSPTQQVTDSLKKRELILEYIENPQYPEYLKFEAIQDRCALIDNVKIGDDVEVFFNLRGRPWTDKTGKKSYFNSLQLWKINVLAGAGSASAPEYAAPAADISSSSDDDDLPF; from the coding sequence ATGGAAGTTAAAGGTAAAGTACATGAAGTGTCGCCAACACAACAGGTAACCGACTCACTAAAGAAGCGCGAATTGATATTAGAATATATTGAAAACCCTCAATATCCTGAATATTTGAAGTTCGAAGCTATACAAGATCGCTGTGCTTTGATTGATAATGTAAAGATAGGCGATGACGTTGAAGTTTTCTTTAACCTGCGTGGCCGTCCATGGACTGATAAAACAGGCAAAAAAAGCTATTTCAACTCGTTACAGCTATGGAAAATTAACGTTCTTGCAGGTGCAGGCTCCGCATCTGCGCCAGAATATGCAGCACCGGCCGCAGACATCAGCTCATCAAGCGATGACGACGATTTGCCATTTTAA
- a CDS encoding THUMP domain-containing class I SAM-dependent RNA methyltransferase produces the protein MQVFHNESKIIITCNKRLSGYLQQEVEALGYTPVRVFQTGVELKGTVTDTIALNLNLRCASQVLYLIKSFKAADPKELYDELVTIEWEKLIDFSGYFSVTSNVNNEHILTPLFANVKVKDAIVDRIKEVKGIRPNSGADANKTLVHLYWQDDEADIFMDTSGETLAKHSYRKIPGKAPMLEALATSTIMATNWDRKSTFINPMCGSGTLAIEAALLATDKHPGLFRMNYGFMHIMGYDENVFFVERRKLKDKAKKETGFKIIATDISEDAIDIAQKNAKTAGVEHLIDFAVCDFEDTEVPEEPGVVMFNPEYGERLGVHSKLEITYKRMGDFLKKKCLGYRGYVFTGNPDLAKKIGLRPSRRIEFYNGKLDCRLFEYELYDGSKRDPSERPQPK, from the coding sequence ATGCAAGTTTTCCACAACGAAAGTAAAATAATAATTACCTGCAATAAAAGATTGTCAGGCTATCTTCAACAGGAGGTAGAGGCTTTGGGCTACACACCGGTCCGCGTTTTTCAAACCGGGGTGGAGCTTAAAGGCACAGTTACAGATACCATAGCGTTAAACTTAAACCTGCGCTGCGCAAGCCAGGTGCTTTATTTAATAAAGAGTTTTAAAGCCGCCGACCCGAAAGAGCTGTACGACGAATTAGTTACCATTGAATGGGAGAAACTTATAGACTTTAGCGGGTACTTTTCTGTAACCTCGAACGTTAACAACGAACATATACTTACACCGTTGTTTGCCAATGTAAAGGTGAAAGATGCTATTGTTGACAGAATCAAGGAAGTTAAAGGCATTCGCCCTAACTCAGGTGCCGACGCAAATAAAACCCTGGTGCACTTGTACTGGCAGGATGATGAGGCCGATATATTTATGGATACTTCGGGCGAGACATTGGCCAAACATAGCTATCGCAAAATACCCGGTAAAGCGCCCATGCTGGAAGCTTTGGCCACATCAACCATTATGGCTACCAACTGGGACAGGAAGAGCACATTTATTAACCCGATGTGCGGATCGGGTACTTTGGCTATTGAGGCAGCTCTGTTGGCTACTGATAAGCATCCCGGATTATTCAGGATGAATTATGGCTTTATGCACATCATGGGGTACGATGAAAATGTATTTTTTGTAGAGCGCCGTAAGTTGAAAGATAAAGCTAAGAAAGAAACCGGCTTTAAAATTATAGCTACTGATATATCTGAAGACGCTATCGATATCGCTCAAAAAAATGCGAAAACCGCGGGAGTAGAACATTTAATTGATTTTGCTGTTTGTGACTTTGAAGATACCGAAGTACCTGAAGAACCGGGTGTGGTGATGTTTAACCCGGAATATGGTGAACGCTTAGGTGTACACAGCAAACTGGAGATTACCTATAAAAGAATGGGCGACTTTTTGAAAAAGAAATGCCTTGGATACAGGGGATATGTTTTTACAGGAAACCCCGACCTGGCAAAAAAGATTGGCTTACGCCCATCGCGCAGAATAGAGTTTTATAATGGCAAGCTGGATTGCCGTTTATTTGAGTATGAGTTATATGACGGCAGCAAACGCGACCCAAGTGAACGCCCCCAGCCAAAGTAA
- the cysM gene encoding cysteine synthase CysM codes for MATLIDLIGNTPMVEIKKLNPNPNVQIFAKLEGNNPGGSVKDRASLNMIRSAIERGDIKPGTKLIEATSGNTGIALAMIARLFDLEIELVMPSNSTRERTLTMEAFGAKVTLLEGIELCRDYAEEKAATGEFYLVNQFANPDNFGAHIKTTGPEIWRDTEGKITHFVSAMGTTGTIMGCSMYLKQQNNDIQIVGCQPTEGSSIPGIRRWPAAYLPKIFDASRVDRVMDISEEEATQRARELAKVEGVFAGMSSGGALSAAIKLASELKEGVIVFICCDRGDRYLSSELFG; via the coding sequence ATGGCTACACTCATTGATTTAATAGGCAATACGCCTATGGTTGAAATTAAAAAGCTAAACCCAAACCCCAACGTACAGATATTTGCCAAGCTGGAAGGTAACAATCCCGGCGGGAGCGTTAAAGACCGCGCATCGCTCAACATGATCCGTAGTGCCATTGAGCGGGGCGATATTAAACCCGGCACTAAACTAATTGAGGCAACAAGCGGCAATACAGGTATAGCACTGGCTATGATTGCGCGGTTATTTGATTTGGAAATTGAATTGGTAATGCCCTCAAACTCCACCCGCGAACGTACCCTTACCATGGAAGCTTTCGGGGCCAAAGTAACTTTATTAGAAGGCATTGAACTTTGTCGCGATTATGCCGAAGAAAAGGCCGCCACCGGTGAGTTTTACCTGGTAAACCAGTTTGCCAACCCGGATAATTTTGGCGCACATATTAAAACCACCGGCCCCGAAATCTGGCGCGATACGGAAGGCAAAATAACCCATTTTGTAAGCGCCATGGGCACAACCGGCACTATAATGGGTTGCTCCATGTACCTTAAGCAGCAAAATAATGATATCCAGATAGTGGGCTGCCAGCCTACCGAAGGTTCATCCATCCCCGGCATCCGCAGGTGGCCAGCCGCTTATCTGCCTAAAATATTCGACGCATCAAGGGTAGATAGGGTGATGGATATTTCAGAAGAAGAAGCTACCCAAAGGGCACGCGAACTGGCCAAAGTTGAAGGCGTATTTGCGGGCATGAGCAGTGGCGGCGCATTATCGGCAGCTATAAAATTAGCCTCCGAATTAAAAGAAGGCGTAATCGTATTTATTTGCTGCGATCGTGGCGACAGGTATTTAAGCAGCGAATTGTTTGGGTAG
- a CDS encoding EthD family reductase has product MKLRLILSFLLLTISFTVFSQEKQNVTIVEKGLIKVSVMYPYAEGKTFNMEYYETKHMPMVARFLGSNLVKYTIEKGMASGIPNQPLPFMAIGTFYIKSLSDYQAAVAPNRDAIRADFPNYTNITPVILVSEVIK; this is encoded by the coding sequence ATGAAATTAAGGCTAATTTTATCATTCCTGCTTTTAACCATTTCTTTTACCGTGTTTAGCCAGGAAAAGCAGAACGTAACTATTGTTGAAAAAGGCTTAATTAAAGTATCTGTGATGTACCCTTATGCCGAAGGTAAAACCTTTAATATGGAGTACTATGAAACTAAGCACATGCCAATGGTAGCGCGGTTTTTAGGATCGAATTTGGTTAAATACACTATCGAAAAAGGGATGGCCAGTGGTATCCCAAACCAACCGCTGCCCTTTATGGCTATTGGCACATTTTATATAAAAAGCCTGAGCGACTATCAAGCCGCTGTCGCGCCAAACAGAGATGCCATTCGTGCTGATTTTCCAAATTATACCAATATCACTCCCGTTATTTTGGTAAGTGAGGTGATAAAGTAA
- a CDS encoding type II toxin-antitoxin system VapC family toxin, translating into MPAGGLKFIDEVIDDESQLSFISEIELQVWNPSNEEDLEIYSLFVTQADIVGIDAEIIAEAIRIRKYHQLKLPDAIIAATAITRDLTLIADNDKDFLKVTALKYINPNTIN; encoded by the coding sequence TTGCCTGCCGGCGGTTTAAAATTTATAGATGAGGTTATTGACGACGAATCACAATTATCCTTCATTTCTGAAATTGAGCTACAGGTTTGGAATCCGTCCAATGAGGAAGATCTGGAAATTTATAGCCTTTTTGTTACCCAGGCCGATATTGTAGGTATTGATGCCGAGATAATTGCCGAAGCCATACGGATTAGAAAGTACCATCAACTTAAATTGCCCGATGCTATCATAGCCGCCACCGCAATTACCCGTGATTTAACCTTGATAGCCGATAATGATAAAGATTTTTTAAAGGTTACCGCGTTGAAGTATATCAATCCCAACACTATAAATTAA
- a CDS encoding FISUMP domain-containing protein: MKLLLKTCLILLIAVLAGCSKSAQNANITQPVAPTFGNFTLPAKEFTDKPFTITAPKSTSDGAITYTSSNKKVATISGQTITITGTGLSVITAKQAATKNFTADSVKANFTVGLAAPTLTTFTIPNKKETDVPFLPPYPKSNSTGAFTFKSLNPNVAITISSYKIVLKGPGTCTIVAIQAATANFRADSIQTTFTVTGLIKPTITGFTVPNKKMGDPAFTLVKPTSNSTGAFTYKSSNPAVATISGNTVTIKGAGYSYITAVQAATGTYKADSVQATLIVLAKAMAPTLSNFTVPGKYLGEAAFTLIKPNSNSAGTFTYTSSNTAVATVSGNTVTIKAKGQTTITAMQAANGNYTAGSISAVLTVTDRPATGTVTDVDGNVYSTIKIGTQTWMIENLKVTHYSDGTPIPNVTDDNTWKGLSTGAYCNYKNDAAIGKIYGKLYNWHAVTNLHKLAPAGWHIPTDAEWNTLYTYIGGTREDGSKIQEQGTTHWIANTGATNSTLFTGLPGGARDFDAFQGVFTSIGYYGKWWSTTPTTTANAVYMALYVKGYFERHENLKYYGYSVRCIKD, encoded by the coding sequence ATGAAACTTTTATTAAAAACCTGCCTTATCTTATTAATTGCTGTACTGGCCGGCTGCTCCAAAAGCGCCCAAAATGCAAACATTACCCAACCGGTAGCACCAACCTTTGGCAATTTTACCCTGCCGGCAAAGGAGTTTACCGATAAGCCTTTTACTATAACCGCCCCAAAAAGCACCAGCGATGGCGCTATAACCTATACCAGCAGTAATAAAAAAGTAGCTACCATAAGCGGTCAAACTATTACCATTACGGGCACCGGATTATCGGTAATTACAGCCAAACAGGCCGCCACCAAAAACTTTACCGCCGATTCGGTGAAAGCCAATTTTACGGTAGGCCTTGCCGCGCCAACTTTAACAACGTTCACTATTCCCAATAAAAAAGAAACCGACGTACCTTTTTTACCTCCTTATCCAAAAAGCAACAGTACGGGGGCATTCACTTTCAAAAGCCTTAACCCCAATGTGGCTATTACCATAAGTAGCTATAAAATAGTGCTTAAGGGGCCGGGCACCTGTACCATTGTAGCTATACAAGCTGCAACCGCCAACTTCAGGGCCGACTCGATACAAACAACTTTTACGGTAACCGGCTTAATTAAGCCAACTATCACCGGCTTTACAGTACCAAACAAAAAAATGGGCGATCCGGCTTTCACTCTTGTTAAACCCACAAGCAACAGTACGGGAGCGTTTACTTATAAAAGCAGCAATCCGGCGGTAGCAACAATCTCGGGTAATACGGTAACTATAAAAGGAGCAGGATACAGCTATATAACTGCCGTGCAGGCGGCAACGGGCACTTACAAAGCCGATTCGGTACAGGCAACGCTGATTGTGCTTGCCAAAGCAATGGCTCCAACACTTTCAAACTTTACTGTGCCGGGTAAGTACCTTGGCGAAGCAGCTTTTACGCTAATAAAGCCCAATAGCAACAGTGCCGGTACATTTACTTATACCAGCAGTAATACAGCCGTAGCTACCGTATCGGGCAATACGGTTACTATTAAGGCTAAAGGGCAAACTACCATAACCGCCATGCAGGCAGCCAATGGTAATTACACGGCAGGAAGCATCAGCGCAGTATTAACCGTTACCGACCGCCCCGCTACGGGTACCGTTACCGATGTTGACGGCAACGTTTATAGCACCATAAAAATTGGCACACAAACCTGGATGATAGAAAACCTTAAAGTAACACATTACAGCGATGGTACCCCGATACCAAATGTAACCGACGACAACACCTGGAAAGGACTATCAACCGGGGCATATTGCAATTATAAAAACGACGCAGCCATCGGTAAAATTTACGGTAAGCTATATAACTGGCATGCCGTAACCAACCTGCATAAGCTTGCCCCTGCCGGCTGGCACATCCCTACCGATGCGGAGTGGAACACCCTATACACTTATATTGGCGGAACCCGCGAAGATGGCAGCAAAATACAGGAACAAGGCACAACCCACTGGATAGCCAATACCGGCGCCACCAACAGCACCCTGTTTACCGGCCTGCCCGGTGGCGCCCGTGATTTTGATGCATTTCAGGGTGTTTTTACAAGTATAGGCTACTACGGAAAATGGTGGAGCACAACCCCCACTACCACCGCCAACGCGGTATATATGGCCCTGTATGTAAAAGGCTACTTTGAACGTCACGAAAACCTTAAATATTACGGCTACTCGGTTAGGTGCATAAAAGACTAA